A stretch of Castanea sativa cultivar Marrone di Chiusa Pesio chromosome 2, ASM4071231v1 DNA encodes these proteins:
- the LOC142625861 gene encoding small acidic protein 1: MRAMPMDFFADMDDQPSTMAMDVDDVDPLEIFGEGVISMDSKLADADFYNAFEDDFDDSDIN, from the coding sequence ATGAGAGCAATGCCGATGGACTTCTTCGCAGACATGGACGACCAGCCTTCCACTATGGCCATGGACGTCGACGACGTTGATCCACTCGAGATCTTCGGTGAGGGCGTCATCTCCATGGACAGCAAGCTCGCCGATGCCGATTTCTACAACGCATTCGAAGACGATTTCGATGACTCTGACATCAATTGA